CTCCGCGCCTACGCGCGGCGGCGCGGCATCCGGTACCTGGCGCACGAGGGCCGGCTCGTGGAGGTGGAGCCGTGATCCGGGGGAAGTACCGCCTGGTGGTGGCTCTGCCCAAGGGGCGCATGTTCGCGGAAGCGGTGCGGGCCCTGGAAGCGGCGGGCCTCGAGCTGCCCGAGATGCAGGGAACGCGCGTGTTGATGCACGGGATCGAGGGCGGCGTGGCGGTCCTCGAGCTACGGAACGCGGACGTGCCGGTCTACGTCGAGCTGGGGATCGCGGACGTGGGCGTGGTGGGCAAGGACGTGCTCCTCGAGGCGGGGCGGGACGTGTACGAGCCGGTGGACCTGGGGTTCGGGGCCTGCCGGCTCTCCTTGATCCGGCACCCGGAGGCCCGGGGGCCGGTGCGGCGCATCGCCACCAAGTACCCGCGGTTCACGCAGGCGTGGCTGCGGGAGCGGGGCTGGGTGGCGGACGTGGTGAAGCTCTCAGGGAACATCGAGCTCGCGGCGCTCACCGGCCTGGCGGACGCGGTGGTGGACGTGGTGCAGACCGGTGCGACGCTGCGCGCGGCGGGGCTGGTGGAGGTCGAGGTCCTCGCGCGCTCGAGCGCGCGGCTCGTGGTGAACCGCGCGGCCTTGAAGCTTAAGCGGGAGGTGCTGCGCCCCTTGATCCGGCGGTTGCGGGAGCAGGCGCGGACGCGCTAGGGGACGGGCTAGAATAGGGGACGTGACGCCGGAGCGCTACCGCAAGCTACGCGCCGTTTTGGATAAACGCCAGCCGGACCTGACCGTGCTCATGGAGAACGTGCACAAGCCGCACAACCTCTCCGCGATCCTGCGCACGGCCGATGCGGTGGGCGTGTACGAGGCCCACGCGGTCAACCCGACGGGCGGGGTGCCCACGTACAACGAGACCTCCGGGGGCAGTGAGAAGTGGGTGTACCTCCGGGTGCACCCGGACATCGCCACGGCCGTACAGCACCTTAAGGAGCGCGGGTTTTTGGTGTACGCCGCCCATCTTTCGGACGAGGCCGTGGATTACCGTGCGGTGGACTACACCCGGCCGGTGGCGGTGCTGCTCGGGGCGGAGAAGTGGGGCGTGAGTCCCGAGGCCGCGGCCCTCGCGGACCGGCACATCGTGATTCCCATGATGGGCATGGTGCAGTCGCTGAACGTCTCGGTCGCGGCGGCGGTGATCCTCTTCGAGGCCCAGCGGCAGCGGCAGGCGGCCGGCCTTTATGACCGCGTCCGGCTGGACCCCGAGACGTACCGCCGCACCCTGTTCGAGTGGGGGTACCCCAAGCTCGCGGCCCTTTACCGCAAGGAGGGCCGCCCGTACCCCGAGCTGGGGCCGGACGGGGAGGTGCGCGCCCCTACGGGCGGGCCAGCTGCAGGGTGATCACGCTCCGGTATGTGCCCTCGGGATCCCCGGGCACGAGGCGCACGGTGAGCGGCAGCCGCGCCCGCCAAGCGCCGCGTCCAGCGGTGAGTACCCGCGGGGCGGCGGAGAGGGGCACGCCCCCGAGCCGAAGCCGCTCCGGCGGCAGCGTGGTCGGGCCGACGAGCGGGGTGCTCGAGGCCACGAGCGTCCAAGAGGTGTTGGCGATCACGAGGATCTCGAGCGCTTCCGGCGTGACCCGGCCCTCGTGCACGGTGACGGGAACCTGCTGGGTCTCGAGGCCGTTCACGTAGAGCCTGAGGATCTCCGGGATCTTGACGGCCACACCGGTTTGCGCCCAGGCCAGGCTACCCCAGAGCAGGCTCAGCGTGATCAGCACGA
This region of Marinithermus hydrothermalis DSM 14884 genomic DNA includes:
- the hisG gene encoding ATP phosphoribosyltransferase, with translation MIRGKYRLVVALPKGRMFAEAVRALEAAGLELPEMQGTRVLMHGIEGGVAVLELRNADVPVYVELGIADVGVVGKDVLLEAGRDVYEPVDLGFGACRLSLIRHPEARGPVRRIATKYPRFTQAWLRERGWVADVVKLSGNIELAALTGLADAVVDVVQTGATLRAAGLVEVEVLARSSARLVVNRAALKLKREVLRPLIRRLREQARTR
- the trmH gene encoding tRNA (guanosine(18)-2'-O)-methyltransferase TrmH — protein: MTPERYRKLRAVLDKRQPDLTVLMENVHKPHNLSAILRTADAVGVYEAHAVNPTGGVPTYNETSGGSEKWVYLRVHPDIATAVQHLKERGFLVYAAHLSDEAVDYRAVDYTRPVAVLLGAEKWGVSPEAAALADRHIVIPMMGMVQSLNVSVAAAVILFEAQRQRQAAGLYDRVRLDPETYRRTLFEWGYPKLAALYRKEGRPYPELGPDGEVRAPTGGPAAG